The Salmo salar chromosome ssa06, Ssal_v3.1, whole genome shotgun sequence genome window below encodes:
- the col1a1a gene encoding collagen, type I, alpha 1a produces the protein MFSFVDIRLALLLSATVLLARGQGEDDRTAGSCTLDGQFYNDRDVWKPEPCQICVCDSGTVMCDEVICEDTSDCPNPVIPHDECCPICPDDGFQEPKVEGPQGDRGAKGEPGPAGFPGNDGIPGQPGLPGPPGPPGPPGLGGNFSPQMSGGFDEKSGGGMSMPGPMGPMGPRGPPGPPGSSGPQGFTGPPGEPGEAGSSGPMGPRGPAGPPGKNGDDGESGKPGRPGERGASGPQGARGFPGTPGLPGIKGHRGFSGLDGAKGESGPAGPKGEAGASGENGAAGAMGPRGLPGERGRAGPNGAAGARGNDGAAGAAGPPGPTGPAGAPGFPGGPGAKGEVGAQGARGGEGPQGSRGEAGNPGPAGAAGPAGNNGADGNPGTKGAPGSSGIAGAPGFPGPRGPPGPQGAGGAPGPKGNTGEVGATGAKGEAGAKGESGPAGVQGPAGPAGEEGKRGGRGEPGSAGARGAPGERGAPGSRGFPGSDGAAGPKGGPGERGGAGVAGAKGNTGEPGRNGEPGMPGSKGMTGSPGSPGPDGKTGPSGAGGQDGRPGPPGPVGARGQPGVMGFPGPKGAAGEGGKPGERGVMGPVGAVGAPGKDGDVGAPGAPGAAGPSGERGEQGAGGPPGFQGLPGPQGAIGETGKPGEQGLPGEGGAPGAAGSRGDRGFPGERGAPGPSGPAGARGSPGSAGNDGAKGEAGAAGAPGGQGPPGLQGMPGERGAGGLPGLKGDRGDQGVKGADGAGGKDGIRGMTGPIGPNGPAGSPGDKGETGAPGPGGPTGARGAPGERGESGAPGPAGFAGPPGGDGQPGAKGEAGDNGAKGDGGAQGPAGPTGAPGPQGPAGNTGAKGARGAAGPPGATGFPGAAGRVGPPGPSGNNGPPGPPGPGGKEGQKGNRGETGPSGRPGELGAAGPPGAQGEKGQPGADGPNGPAGTPGPQGIGGQRGIVGLPGQRGERGFPGLPGQLGEPGKQGPGGPSGERGPPGPMGPPGLAGAPGESGREGTPGNEGSSGRDGAAGPKGERGESGAAGASGAPGPPGAPGPVGPAGKSGDRGESGPAGPAGIAGPAGPRGPSGPAGARGDKGEAGEAGERGMKGHRGFTGMQGPSGPAGPSGESGPAGASGPAGPRGPSGSAGAAGKDGMSGLPGPIGPPGPRGRSGEMGPSGPPGPPGPPGPPGPPGGGFDMGFIAQPAQEKAPDPFRHFRADDANVMRDRDLEVDTTLKSLSQQIENIRSPEGTKKNPARTCRDLKMCHPDWKSGEYWIDPDQGCTQDAIKVYCNMETGETCVYPTEAEIPKKSWYTSKNIKEKKHVWFGEAMTDGFQFEYGSEGSSAQDVNIQLTFLRLMATEASQNITYHCKNSIAYMDQQSGNLKKSLLLQGSNEIEIRAEGNSRFTYSVTEDGCTSHTGAWGKTVIDYKTTKTSRLPIIDIAPMDVGAPNQEFGIEVGPVCFL, from the exons ATGTTCAGCTTTGTGGATATTCGGTTAGCGCTGTTGCTCAGCGCAACAGTGCTTTTGGCAAGAGGACAAGGCGAGGACGATC GCACCGCCGGCAGCTGTACGTTGGACGGTCAATTCTACAACGACAGAGATGTCTGGAAACCCGAGCCATGCCAGATCTGCGTGTGCGATAGCGGCACCGTCATGTGCGACGAAGTTATCTGTGAGGACACATCCGACTGCCCCAATCCAGTGATCCCCCACGACGAATGCTGCCCCATCTGCCCCGACGACG GCTTCCAGGAGCCAAAGGTTGAG GGACCCCAGGGTGATCGCGGAGCCAAGGGAGAGCCA GGACCTGCTGGTTTCCCCGGCAACGATGGTATTCCCGGCCAGCCCGGCCTTCCTGGACCCCCAGGCCCCCCTGGACCCCCTGGTCTTGGCGGA AACTTCTCCCCTCAGATGTCTGGTGGTTTTGATGAGAAGAGCGGCGGTGGCATGTCCATGCCCGGCCCCATG GGCCCCATGGGTCCTCGTGGTCCCCCTGGACCTCCTGGTTCAAGT GGACCTCAGGGTTTCACTGGCCCCCCTGGTGAGCCTGGTGAGGCTGGTTCTTCT GGTCCCATGGGCCCCCGTGGTCCTGCTGGTCCCCCTGGCAAGAACGGAGATGAT GGTGAGTCTGGCAAGCCTGGTCGCCCCGGTGAGCGTGGAGCTTCCGGCCCACAG ggagctCGTGGCTTCCCCGGAACCCCCGGCCTTCCCGGCATCAAGGGACACAGA GGATTCAGCGGTCTTGATGGAGCTAAGGGGGAGTCTGGCCCTGCCGGACCCAAG GGAGAGGCTGGTGCATCCGGTGAGAACGGAGCCGCTGGAGCCATG GGACCCCGTGGTCTGCCTGGTGAGAGAGGCCGTGCTGGTCCCAACGGAGCTGCT ggtgCTCGTGGTAACGatggtgctgctggtgctgctggtcCTCCT GGCCCCACTGGCCCCGCTGGTGCCCCTGGTTTCCCCGGTGGCCCTGGAGCCAAG GGAGAGGTTGGTGCCCAGGGAGCTCGTGGTGGCGAGGGACCCCAGGGATCCCGTGGAGAGGCTGGTAACCCCGGACCCGCTGGCGCTGCTGGCCCTGCT GGAAACAACGGTGCTGATGGAAACCCCGGTACCAAGGGTGCCCCT GGTTCTTCTGGTATTGCTGGCGCTCCTGGCTTCCCTGGACCCCGTGGACCCCCCGGACCCCAGGGTGCTGGTGGAGCTCCCGGACCCAAGGGTAACACT GGTGAGGTTGGTGCTACTGGAGCCAAGGGAGAGGCTGGTGCTAAGGGAGAGTCT GGCCCCGCTGGAGTCCAGGGACCCGCCGGCCCTGCTGGTGAGGAAGGCAAGAGAGGAGGCCGTGGTGAGCCCGGTAGTGCTGGTGCCCGTGGAGCCCCCGGCGAGCGC GGTGCCCCTGGTAGCCGTGGTTTCCCTGGTTCTGATGGAGCTGCTGGCCCCAag GGTGGCCCTGGTGAGCGTGGTGGTGCTGGAGTTGCTGGAGCTAAGGGTAACACTGGTGAGCCTGGCCGCAACGGCGAGCCTGGTATGCCTGGATCCAAG GGTATGACTGGTAGCCCTGGCAGCCCTGGTCCCGATGGCAAGACTGGCCCCTCT GGTGCCGGTGGTCAAGATGGTCGCCCCGGACCTCCCGGCCCCGTTGGAGCCAGAGGCCAGCCCGGAGTCATGGGATTCCCCGGACCTAAGGGAGCCGCA GGTGAGGGTGGCAAGCCTGGTGAGAGAGGAGTCATGGGACCCGTTGGTGCTGTTGGCGCTCCCGGCAAAGATGGTGATGTTGGTGCTCCTGGTGCTCCCGGTGCTGCC ggACCTTCTGGAGAACGAGGCGAGCAGGGAGCCGGTGGCCCCCCTGGATTCCAG GGACTTCCAGGACCCCAAGGTGCTATTGGTGAGACTGGAAAGCCCGGAGAGCAG ggtcttCCCGGTGAGGGTGGTGCCCCTGGTGCCGCTGGATCCAGA GGTGACAGAGGTTTCCCCGGTGAGCGTGGTGCCCCTGGCCCATCTGGACCCGCTGGTGCCCGTGGCTCTCCAGGCTCTGCTGGTAACGATGGTGCTAAGGGAGAGGCTGGTGCCGCAGGTGCCCCCGGTGGCCAGGGACCCCCTGGCCTGCAGGGAATGCCCGGAGAGCGTGGTGCTGGTGGTCTGCCAGGTCTGAAGGGAGACAGA GGTGACCAAGGAGTCAAGGGTGCTGATGGCGCCGGTGGTAAGGATGGCATCCGTGGTATGACTGGCCCCATCGGACCCAACGGCCCTGCTGGCTCTCCTGGTGACAAGGGAGAGACTGGCGCTCCTGGACCTGGTGGCCCTACTGGTGCCCGTGGTGCACCT GGTGAGCGTGGTGAGTCTGGTGCCCCTGGACCCGCTGGATTCGCTGGGCCTCCT GGTGGTGATGGTCAGCCTGGTGCTAAGGGAGAGGCTGGAGATAACGGTGCCAAGGGTGACGGTGGTGCCCAGGGACCTGCTGGACCTACTGGAGCCCCTGGACCTCAG GGTCCCGCTGGAAACACCGGAGCTAAGGGCGCCCGTGGTGCTGCTGGTCCCCCT GGTGCCACTGGTTTCCCTGGTGCTGCTGGTAGAGTCGGACCTCCCGGCCCATCT gGCAACAACGGACCCCCCGGACCCCCAGGCCCTGGTGGAAAGGAAGGACAAAAGGGTAACCGTGGTGAGACTGGCCCCTCCGGTCGTCCTGGTGAGCTTGGCGCTGCCGGACCCCCTGGTGCCCAGGGAGAGAAGGGACAGCCTGGTGCAGATGGTCCCAAT GGACCCGCTGGAACTCCCGGACCTCAGGGTATTGGTGGACAGCGTGGTATTGTTGGTCTGCCTGGACAGAGAGGCGAGCGCGGTTTCCCCGGCCTCCCCGGGCAACTG GGAGAGCCTGGCAAGCAGGGACCTGGAGGCCCCTCTGGTGAGCGTGGACCCCCCGGACCCATGGGACCCCCTGGACTGGCTGGAGCACCTGGTGAGTCTGGTCGTGAGGGAACTCCTGGTAACGAGGGATCTTCTGGTCGCGATGGTGCTGCTGGACCCAAG GGAGAGCGTGGTGAGTCTGGTGCTGCTGGTGCTTCCGGTGCCCCCGGACCCCCTGGCGCCCCTGGACCCGTCGGCCCTGCTGGAAAGTCTGGTGACCGTGGAGAGTCT ggTCCTGCTGGCCCCGCTGGTATTGCTGGCCCTGCTGGTCCCCGTGGCCCATCT GGACCCGCTGGAGCTCGTGGAGACAAGGGAGAGGCTGgcgaggctggagagagaggcatGAAGGGACATAGAGGATTCACTGGCATGCAGGGACCCTCTGGCCCCGCC GGACCATCTGGAGAGTCAGGACCTGCTGGAGCCTCTGGCCCCGCTGGACCTAGA GGACCTTCTGGATCTGCTGGTGCCGCCGGTAAAGATGGTATGAGCGGTCTGCCCGGCCCCATCGGACCTCCCGGACCCCGTGGTCGCTCTGGAGAGATGGgaccctct GGACCCCCTGGCCCTCCCGGTCCCCCTGGCCCCCCCGGACCTCCCGGCGGTGGATTCGACATGGGCTTCATTGCTCAGCCTGCTCAGGAGAAGGCCCCCGATCCCTTCCGTCACTTCCGTGCCGACGACGCCAACGTGATGCGCGACCGCGACCTGGAGGTAGACACCACTCTCAAGAGCCTGAGCCAGCAGATTGAGAACATCCGCTCTCCCGAGGGCACCAAGAAGAACCCCGCCCGCACCTGCAGAGACCTGAAGATGTGCCACCCCGACTGGAAGAGCG GCGAGTACTGGATCGACCCTGACCAGGGCTGCACCCAGGATGCCATCAAGGTTTACTGCAACATGGAGACCGGCGAGACCTGCGTCTACCCCACCGAGGCCGAAATCCCCAAGAAGAGCTGGTACACCAGCAAGAACATCAAGGAGAAGAAGCACGTCTGGTTCGGCGAGGCAATGACCGATGGCTTCCAG